In Pseudoxanthomonas sp. SE1, the genomic stretch AGCAAGCCGATATCCAGCGTGCCCGGCGTCGCGAGCCGCGCCAGGCTGCCGGACATGAAGGCTTGCAGCGCCACACTGAGCAGGCGCGTGGCCAGCGCCATCGCGTAGGTGGCCAACAGCAGCACCAGCGCGATCCGCCACACCGGCGTGCCGCGCCGCCACAGCCAGCGCTGCAGGGCGGTCAGCGGCAGCACCCACAGCACGAACGCCGACAGGTACAGCGTGCGCGCCAGCGTGGCATTGCCGTGGCCGAGGATCGGCATGGCCATCACCAGCAGGCAGACGCCCAGCGGCAGGCCGGCCAGCACCGGCAGCCAGAACGGCGGCAGTGCCTGCCGGCGCGCGCGCGGCAGTGTCATCGGTGCGTCGCCTCGTGTTCGTGGCGGGTGGGTGGACGTGTGGACGGACACGTGATGCGGAGAGAGGGCGGGCTCAGAGGTGGATTCGGGCAGCCAACGGCGGATGTCCGCGACGTCACTTCAGCATAATCGCCGGCACCGCGGCCAGCGGCGTGCGCCAGGGCGGTGATGGCATGCGGTGATGCGGTGGCGGTCGCGCGCGGCGTGTCGATGACAGCGAAATCCGCGGGTCGCGATGCCTCACGGCATCCGCTTGAACGTCGTCGTCTGCAGGAATGGCGTGCCGTCCTTGTGGAAGGCGGCCTTGGTTTCGGTCAGCGTGCTGCCGTCTTCCGTCACCGAGTAGATGCGTGTCGAAGAGGGCGTGCCCCGGTAGGCCAGCTGCAGCACCACCACGTTGGGGGCCGGCATCTTCGCCGTGCCCACGTCGGCCCAGTAGCTGCCGGTGATCCTGCCCGGTGTGCCGTCCAGCGCCAGCGTGGCGTCCGAATCCATCGTGCCGCCGTTCGGGTCCACGATCTCGATGTGCGTCGACCACAGGCCGTCGCC encodes the following:
- a CDS encoding LuxR family transcriptional regulator, with protein sequence MKTKSLALLAMLALHAAPTFAASPLIGRWALDVATLPMPPEARPRSVTMEFSQPGDGLWSTHIEIVDPNGGTMDSDATLALDGTPGRITGSYWADVGTAKMPAPNVVVLQLAYRGTPSSTRIYSVTEDGSTLTETKAAFHKDGTPFLQTTTFKRMP